In Candidatus Aquicultor sp., the genomic stretch GCTCGTCGGACTTAACGAGCTCTGGGGCCTTAAACTCGAGCTTGCCGAGCTGCAACATTTAGGGATACAGCTGGGCGCCGATATCCCGTTTTGTTTGGCCGGCGGCACAATGCTTGCCGAGGGCAAAGGAGAAGTGCTTAGCAAACTTCAGTCTATGCCCAATGTGCCGATTGTCATTGTGACGCCGCCGATACACGTATCGACCGCCGATATATACCGTGCCGTCGATACGCAAGCGCCGGAGCCGCTGCGGACAAAAAACGACATTGTAATCGCGCTTGAAAGCGGCGATATAGATAAAATTGCGGAATCCTCCCGCAATCTTCTTGAAACGGTTGCTGTAAAGCGATATCCTGCTATTTCAAGGATAAAACAATTATTGGTTGACGCAGGAGCCAAAGGCGCATTGATGTCGGGCAGCGGGCCGAGTATCATCGCATTGTGTGCTGATAACACGGCAGCGCGCCGGGTTGCGGTTGCAGCTAAAAAGTTTGATCCGGCAGCGTTTGTCGAGATTGTAGAGCCGGTAACGCGTGGTGTATGCATTGAGCACAGCGCATGATATAAACTCGGTTCCAAACACCGGTATTGCGGCTAGGAGAATTACATGGTTGATGCAGTAGTTTTAGCAGGCGGTAACGCGAAAGAATTAGCGCCTGTTCCGGCAAAAGGGCTGGTGCCGATCAACGGCAGGCCTATGGTAAACTATGTTATCGATGCGCTGCGTCGTTGCAGTGATATCGGCCGCATCTGCGTCGTGGTTCCGGTCGAATACTCGCTCAACGGAGCGGGAGAAGGCGTCGATCTCATGGTAGAAAGTGGGAGTCTTCCCGATGTTACACGAGCGGGCATCGATCATCTCGGCGCCACCGATAAGGTTCTTATTCTATCATCCGATATTCCGCTTATCACACCTGAAGCTATCACGGATTTTCTTGCCAGGTGCAGCGAGCGCAAGGCGTCGCTTTATTATCCGATCGTTAAATACGGTGAATCCGAGAAGCGTTTCCCCGATGTAAAGCGTACCTATGCACGGGTACGGGAAGGGCGTTTTACCGGCGGTAATATCGTTCTGGTCGACCCCAGTTTTATCACCAATAATATGAGCCTCATAGATCGCATTTATGAACTTCGCAAGCAACCGGTAAAGATCGCCGGTGTTTTAGGATATGGGTTTTTACTGCGGTTTATTCTAGGGCGGCTTAGCATACAACAAATTGAGGAAAGAATTGGGCAAATAACCAGTACGACATGTGCAGGGATTATTACACCCTATGTTGAAATAGGCGTCGATGTAGATAAAGAATCGGATCTTGCACTGGCAACGAAAGCGCTAGGCGGGAGCGTAAATGGGTAGAGTTACTGTATATTCTGAAGGCGCTCCTCAGCCCGTAGGGCCGTATTCTCAAGGTATTAAGGCCGGAGGTCTTGTTTTTGTCTCAGGCCAGATTCCGCTCGATCTCGAAACGGGCGAGCTCATAAATGGGGATATGAAAGAGCAGATTACAAGAACGCTGCAGAGCGTGGAGTCTGTACTAAAAGCAGGCGATAGTTCACTTGACATGGCGGTCAAAATAACCGTTTATTTAATTAATATAGACGATTTCTCAGCGGTCAATGAAGTATTCAGCGATTATTTTTCTGAGCAACCGCCAGCAAGGGAAGTAGTAAAAGTTTCTGCCTTGCCAAAAGGAGCACAGGTAGAAATCTCGGCCATAGGGTTGGCACGATAGTAGCAAAGGAGCACAAAGTGGAAATTACCAAGGTGAGCATACGAAAAGTAGAGATGAACAAAGTTAAAGCCATTGCGAGTATCACCATTGATGATGAATTTGTCGTTCATGATCTTCGCGTGGTTGAGGGCGAGAAAGGTCTTTTCGTAGCTATGCCGAGCCGCAAATTACCGAACGGAGACTTCCGTGATATCGCTCATCCAATTAACAGCGAGACCAGGGAAAGAATCCAAGCTGCGGTTATCGCTGAGTACAAAGAGCAGTTAGGTACTGCGTAAATAGTCGTTGTAGTCTTTGCAGCACGACATGGTCGGCATCCTTGAAAGGAATCATATGAAACGTGCGCTTAGGGTTGTCCTTGTAGTGCTGGCAGCTTTTCTACTGTCGTCAGGCACCGCTTGGGCTTCTTCAGAGATATCGATAAAAGTTAACGGGGTTGGCCTCTCCACAGAGATACCGCCTCTTATTGTATCGAATCGAACGATGGTACCGATGCGCAGCATTAGCGAAGCGCTTGGTGCCGATGTCGTCTGGGACCAGAAGAACCAGACAGTTATCCTCGAAAAATCAGACACCATCATCAGGCTTCCGATCGGAAGCAGCGTAGCCACCAAGAATGATCATCCGGTACGCCTCGATGTCCCCGCTATGGTTATCGAAGGACGCACCCTCGTTCCCGCACGTTTTATATCCGAGGCATTTGGCGCTGACGTGACGTGGGATAATCCAACGCGAGCCGTTCTGATTGCCGCGCAGGAAACCAGAGCTGGCAAGAGTGCTCTGGATATCTTCAATACGGCTACGGCCAGCAATGACGCCCTGTCTTCATATAAGTTTAACGGATCGATAAAAATGGCCATGTTCGCTGCTCCCAGTGCGGTTGCAACGATTAATATTGAGACTGCGGTTTATGGCGCATTTAAAACACCGCAAGAAGTATATTCCAAGACGTCGATAGTATCATCGAACTTCGACATTGACCTCGGCGACAGCGAGACCTTCACGAACGGCACCAATTATTACGAGAAGGTGGGCGACCGGTGGGAAAAACTCGAATCGTCCGGGCCGAACCAGCTTCTTGACGGCGGTGCATTCGATAACCCCACGACCATTCTTTCGATGCCGGGGAGCATAAAAAAGGTCGCGGCGTTTGGCAACGATGCGCTCGTCGCGGGTAAGCCACATTACACGATCTACCTTAAGCTCGACCCGGATGATTACAAAGCCGAACTTCGCAATACCATTTCTAAACTGGGGCCGGACGATCTCTCCGCCGATGAAAAGGCGCTGGCAGAGCGCAATTATGACGAGCTACTCAAAGGCCTTCGCTTCGATGCGGTATATAAGGTTTTTATCGATAAAGCAACGTTGGTCGCCGACTACGTCGAGATGCGAAGCATTACCAAGATGAGCGTTGAAGGGCAAGGCTTGACCACCACGAGTTCGAGCGGCTCCTTTACGATCTTTGCCATCAATCAACCGGTAGAGATGCCCGTCGTGAAGTAAAAGCCGGCAAATCGTAGCTCCGGGGAAACACCGCGAGTAACTTCGGCAACGGCAGAGCGGATATCGTTACCGCACGTTATGCAGCCCGCCGGTACTCGACGACGTTTTGCGGCCGTTCCTCCAAGAACGCAATGATATTCGACATGGTCGTATCCAGAATCCTCTGCACTGCTTCTGCGCTGTTAAATGCGTTATGCGGTGTAATAATAACGTCGTCGCGAAACAGCAGCAAATGGGTTTCAAGGGCGATCCGCAGGCGCTCACGCGTATACTCGTGCGACAAAAGTTGGCGCTCCTCTTTTATTAACCCTTCTTCCTCAAGAACATCGAGACCTACACCTTGCAATATGCCCTCATTGAGCGCTTCAACTATTCCGGCTGTTTCAACCAGACCCCCGCGCGACGTATTGACCAGTATCGCACCCCGCTTGATCATATGGATATTTCGTTTGTTAATCATGTGATGGGTGTGGGGATTGTAGGGTGCGTGAAGCGTGATGACGTCGGATACCTTCAGCAGTTCTTCAAGCGGCACGTAACGGAAGTGCAGGTTGCGCGCCAGCAGCTCGTCGGGGCGCACGTCAAAGACCACAATATTCATATTAAACCCGTGCGCTATACGGATAACATGTTGGCCGATATGGCCGCCGCCGACTACTCCCAGGGTTTTTCCTTTTAAATCGAAACCCCTCAGCCCTTCGAGGTCGAAATTGCCGCGGCGCGTGCGCTCGACCGACGGAAGAATCTTCCGTGAGAGTGCCAGTATGAGCGCCATTGTATGCTCGGCGACCGTATTCTCGCCGTACGAAGGTACGTTAGCCACGACGATGTTGCGCTCCCGACACGTATCAAGATCGATATGGTCAAAACCGGTCGACCTGGTTGCAATAAGCCGCAGTTCAGGAAGGTGTTCTATAACCGTCCCGTCGATATTTGAATAGATGAACGGTGATATTATTTCAAAACCTTCGGCAAGCCGGACATTGTCGATGGTAAGCGGCTCGGTAAAAAAGGCGAGCTGCATCTGCTTATCCATACGGTCGCGAATATAGAGTTCCTCGAAAGGCTCAACTTCGAAGAATGCTGCTTTTGCAGGCATAGTTACCATCTCCATGTGCGTAATTGAGTCACACTTATACGTATTCTTTCCAAATCGTCATGTTTTTAAGTCACGTGCAAGCGCTCTGACGTGGAATAAGGGCTCTATAGGCGAGCTTTATTGTAGCAATTATTTCAAATGGCACACCAAAATGGTATAATATGTGGTGTTCTCACAATATAACCACTGACCAGAGCATATCTTTACAGGAGTTTTTACCAGATGGGTCTTGCTGTCATTGTATTAGCGGCGGGCGAGGGTACCCGCATGAAATCATCCCGTCCCAAGGTGCTTCACGCAATCTGTGGGGAACCTATGATCCACTTCGTTCTCAAATCAGCAGCCGAGCTTTCGCCTGAGCGCACTATCGTCATTGTCGGGCACATGGCGGATACGGTACGGGCCGAGCTAACCGGGGTTGAGTTTGCGCTGCAAGAAGAGCAGCTTGGAACCGGGCACGCGGTAACGCAGGTAGAGCAGATGCTCGAAGGTTTCGCTGGTGCGGTGCTGGTTTTATCCGGCGATACCCCGCTTGTAACGGCAACAACACTGCAAAACCTATTTGCGGTGCATGAAAAACAAGGCGCAGCCGCAAGTATCCTTACCGCCAAAATCGATAATCCAACCGGCTATGGGAGGATCATCCGGGCAGGTGACGGCACGGTATCGGCTATTGTCGAAGAAAAAGACGCAAGCAATGCCGAGCGCGCGATTTGCGAGGTTAACTCCGGCACCTACTGTTTCAATAAGACTAAGCTCTTTGACGCGCTCAAGCGTATCGATTCCAATAATGCACAGGGAGAGCTTTATTTGACCGATGTAATTAAGGTTTTTAGTAACGCAGGAGAGACGATTATGGCAAGTATCGCTCCCGACGAGAACGAGATTATGGGTGTAAACACCCGCGTACAGCTTGCTGAGGCCGATGCGGTCATGCGTGGGCGCATTAACGAGCAACATATGCTGGCCGGGGTCACCATCGTCGATCCAACGACGACATACATCTCAGATGAAGCCGTAATCGGCAAAGACACGATAATCTACCCGATGACGTTTATCAGCGGTGTGACCACGATCGGTGAAGCTTGTATTATCGGCCCGATGAGCCGCATTGAAGACTGTACGATCGGCAACCGGGTAGTTGCTGAAAACGCGATCGTACGCCGGAGCACCGTCGAAGACGATGCCGCGCTTGGGCCGTTTTGCCATGTGCGACCGGCCACCCTGGTGAAAAAAGGTGCTAAGGTAGGCGGCTTTGTCGAGGTTAAAAAGAGTGAGATCGGTGAAAACAGCAAGGTCCCGCATTTAAGCTACATCGGTGATGCGCATATTGGCACATCAGTTAATATAGGCGCCGGCACTATTACATGCAATTACGATGGCGCAAATAAATATCAGACGATTATTGAAGACGAGGCATTTATCGGCAGCGACACTATGTTGGTGGCGCCGATTAAAATTGGTAAAGGAGCCTTTACGGGAGCCGGATCTGTAATAACAAAAGACGTGCCGGAGGATAGCTTATCTGTAGAGCGTTCCGAGCAGTATATTATCAATCACTGGGCACGTAAGAGGCGTAAAAAGAACGATGTTCAATTTGATTAAGGTATGGGGAGAACATGTCAAGCGAACAAAGTAAACGGTTAATGGTATTTAGCGGGCGATCCAACCCGGATTTAGGGGCAGAGATCGCTTCGCACTTGGGAGTTCAGCCCGGCAAAGTCGATATCTCAACGTTTAGCAACGGCGAGATCTATTGCCGTTACCTCGAGAGCGTCCGTGGCGCTGAGGCGTTTATCGTCCAGACGCTTGCCGAGCCGATTAACGATAGCCTTGTTGAGCTTCTTATTATGGTGGATGCCTTAAAGCGGGCATCGGCTTACAAGGTTTATGCGGTTATTCCGCACTATGGGTACGCTCGTCAAGACCGCAAATCAGCGGCACGCGAGCCTATTACCGCAAAACTGATAGCCGACCTTTTGATGACGGCAGGAATCAACCGCTTGGTTACTGTAGATCTACATGCGGGGCAGATTCAGGGCTTCTTTAATGTTCCGGTTGACCACCTGATGGGCCTCCCGTTGCTCGTCAAATATTTCGAAGATAAGAAATTAGAAAATGTCACCATTGTTTCGCCTGATGTCGGACGGGTAAAGACAGCAAAAAGATTTGCTGATAAACTCGGGGCCGAGCTTGCGATTATGCATAAAACACGCCCGCAGCATAATGTGGCCGAGATTACCCACATTATCGGCGAGGTCAACGGGCGCACCTGCATAATGATCGACGATATGGTCGACACTGCCGGAACGCTGGCAAGCGGCGCACAAGCGCTGGCGAATCATGGGGCGGTTGAGGTTTATGCCGCGGCTACGCACCCGGTACTATCCGGGCCGGCAGTCGAGCGAATTGAGAAGTCATCGATAAAAGAGCTCGTGCTGACAAATACGATACCGGTACCGGCGGAAAAAATGATTTCGAAATTCACGGTACTCTCAATTGCCCAGCTTCTTGCCAAAGCGATGAAAAATGTCTACGAGGACCGTTCGGTCAGCGATCTGTTCGATGGCCAAAATCAGTCATAGCGCAATTTGTTTTCTCATAAAATACTAGAGCACCGCGGCACTAGAGCATTAGAGCATTAGCGCCTTGAGTTATATGATAGAATACTTAAAGGAAACCATATAAATGTGGCGAACTAGCCAATAGGACTATTGTCGTGATAGCGGTGAGATAGCCCTATTGGCTACTTAGCTTATCGCTCTACGCGAAGAATATGAGGAGTGATCTTAATGGAGATAGCAGAGCTTAAAGCAGAAAAGCGCGAGATTGCCGGTAAAGAATCAAGCAAGAAGCTCAGAAGAGATGGAAGAGTACCGGCGATCGTCTACAGCGGTGGAAAGGCCACCGAGATCTCGGTAAACGCGCGGGAGTTTTCGGCACTTACGCATTCGGATGCCGGGAAGAACGTCATCGTTAAGCTAAAAATACCAGGCGTAAAGAAAGCGCCGAACGCGATTATCAAAGAAGTCCAGCGCAATCCGATTAAGAACGAGTACTTCCACGTGGATTTCCAGGAAATCGCGATGGACGAGCTGATTCAAGCCATGATCCCGGTTGTCCATGTTGGCGATGCGGCGGGCATTAAGCTTGGCGGTATCTTGGAACGTCATCTTGATCAGCTGGAAATCGAGGGTTTGCCAGGTGCTATGCCTGATCACTTAGATATCGATATTACTGATATGCAGATCGGCGATAGCATTCATGCTAAAGACGTCCAGCTACCGGGCGACATGGCTATGCTCACCGACCCGGATGCAGTTCTTCTAACGATTGCTGCTGCAGCTGCGGCAGAGGTTGAAACAACTGCCGTTGAAAGCATTGAGCCGGCAGTGGTTGCGGGCGGCGGCGAAGCTGCAGCCAGTGAAGAGGGCTAAGCACGAGCTTGAGAGGCGCGGGGCATGCCCCGCGCCTTTTTATTATGAGGGCATATGTATATAGTTGTCGGCTTAGGGAACCCAGGAATCGAATACGAAACCACGCGCCACAACGTCGGCTTTATGGTGATCGACCGGCTTGCCGATGTTGCGAACGTGAAACTCAACCAGAAAAACCGGCTTGCCCGCTGGGGTGAAGGCGTAGTAGCTGGTGAGCGCGTACTTCTTGCGCAGCCGCTTACCTTTATGAACAATAGCGGTGTGGCGGTGTGCCAGCTCCTTAATGACACTCAGACCACCGCGGAACATCTTATCGTTATCTACGACGACCTTGACCTTGAACCGGGCAGGATACGGGTGCGCACTGACGGCGGCTCCGGCGGACATAAAGGGATAAAGTCCATTATCGCCCAAGCCGGAACCGATGAGTTTATCCGGGTGCGTGTCGGCATCGGGCGCCCTCCCGGCAGAATGGACGCGGCAGACTACGTGCTTCGCCCATTTAGCGACCGCGATTGGGAAGAGATCGAGTTTGCGATTATACGGGCGACAGATGCTATCGAGTACATTATCGAAAACGGTGTCGAACGGGCGATGAACGAGTTCAACCGGAAAGAAGAGGTTGCCGAATAGATAAGTACATGTGTCTGGTATCGCGAACATGCGAGCTGCTATAGTGAAAGAAGTGAAAGTAATAAATAGGGAGGTCTGGGCAACTTTGCCGAGGCCTATTTGCTGTGCGCACCACCACTTCATTACGGTTGCGGCGCACGGAAAAGGATAGATAAGTTCGTGAGATTAGACAGTACCGTAAGCATTCTTCAAAAGAATAAACAATTTAGAGGCGTGATTGAAGATATTAGGGCCGGCGAGCAGACCGTGATGACGGTCGGCACAGCAGCCCGCCCATATGTGGTCGCAGTGCTTTACGCTGCTCTCAATCGCCCTATCTTTATTATTACCCCTAACGCCGAGCGGGCGCGTCGCACGGTGGCAAACGCACGAGCGTTTGGCACACCGGCGGAGCTGTTTCCCGACGTTGAGACCATGCCATATGATTCTTTAAGCCCGAGCGCTGCCGCCATCGGTCGCCGGTTCGCTGTTCTTGAGAGCATCGAGGCCGGCACTCCCGGCGTTTGGGTGGCGCCCGTTCAGGCGGCACTTCGAACGATTCCACCGGCATATGAAGGCGTACATCGCTCACGCAGTCTTCGTGCCGGCGATGAGATCGACTTCTATAAACTGGCCGACGTGCTGGTGGCGATGGGATACGTACGCGTTCCGCTCGTTGAGGACAACGGGCAGTTTAGTTTGCGCGGCGGCATCATCGATATCTTCCCATCCCACATGGATGAGCCGGTACGGGTCGAGCTTTTCGGCGATGAAATTGATTCAATTCGCCCGTTTAGTGCATCGACACAGCGCTCAAACGGCGGCCTAAAAGAAGTTAAGTTATACGGTTGCCGCCAGGTTGCGTTAACGGATATAACCGTCGCGCGAGCGTCAAAAACACTGCCCGAGGACGTGCCGGAGTGGCTTGCCGATGAAATCGGCAGAATCAAGGACAAACAGCATTTCGAGGGAATCGATAAGTATCTGCCGTTTTTCTACGAGGCGTCCGAAACCGTTACCGATTATATACCGCGCAAGGCGATTATAATTATTGACGAGCCGGAAGAAGCGTTTCAGCACGCCGGGCACTACCTTGAACAACAGCTCGCTTATATCGATCACTTAGTCGAGCACGGGGCGATGGTAAAACCGGTCCGCTCATATTTTGCCGATCCGTCCGACGTGCGCGCACGTGTTGCCGTTGAGCTTACGTCAATCGGTTCAGATTCAGACCGGTTTGTATGCAAGGCCGCTCCCATTCAACACACCTCCGGAGCGAAGCTTACCGAGCTGCTTGCCGGGTATCTTGGGCGAGGCATGACAACGGTGGTTTCCTGCGTCGATGACGGGCAATGCAATAAGCTTGCTCAATCACTTGCCAGGGAGAACGTCGATTTTTCCCGTGATTTCAAACCGGGCGCCAAACGGGTCAGCCTTCTCACCGGAAATCTGCAAAGCGGTTTTGAGAGTAGCGATCTTAATCTTGCCGTTATTGCGATAGCCGATATTTACAGACATGCCAGCGTGTCTACCAAAAGAAAACCCGCTGAAAAGGGTACGGCGATTAGCAGTATCGCCGAGCTTGCGATCGGCGATTACGTCGTGCACAGCGCGCACGGAATCGCTGTATACGCAGGCCTGCAGCGCCGTGAAGTCGCCGGAGTCATCCGCGACTATGCATTGTTAGAGTATGCGGGTTCCGACCGCCTCTTTGTACCGACCGATCAACTCGATCGTATTACGAAATACATCGGTGCAGCGGGTGAAACCCCGCCGGTATCGCGGCTCGGCAGCGCCGATTGGCTCAAAGCCAAAAAAAAAGCGAAAGCCTCGGTTAAAAAAGTCGCCTATGATTTACTCTCACTCTACGCCACCCGCGCTCAGGTAAAGGGAACAGCGTTCTCACCCGATACGCCGTGGCAACAGGAGCTTGAAGACTCGTTCATCTACGACGAGACGCCGGATCAGCTCATGGCGATCGAAGACGTTAAGAGCGATATGGAAACCGATCGCCCTATGGACCGTTTGATCTGCGGCGATGTCGGTTACGGAAAGACCGAAGTGGCGGTTCGTGCCGCCTTTAAAGCCATCGCCGACGGCAAACAGGTGATGGTGCTCGTACCGACGACAATTCTGGCACAGCAACATTACAGCACGTTCAGCGAGCGGCTCTCGGCGTTTCCGGTTTCGGTAGAAATGGTAAGCCGGTTCAAAACGGCCGCGCAACAAAAAGATATCATTACGCGATTTAATGAGGGTAAGGTCGATGTCTTAATCGGCACGCACCGTTTGCTTTCAAGCGATGTCAAGCCGTTGGACCTGGGACTCATCATTATCGATGAGGAGCAGCGCTTCGGTGTTAACGACAAGGAAAAACTCCGGGCATACAAGCAAAGCGTCGACGTCCTGGCGCTATCGGCCACGCCGATTCCCCGCACGCTGCAAATGTCGCTTGCGGGCGTGCGCGATATGTCGACAATTGAGACGCCGCCGGAAGGGCGAACGCCGATCGTTACCCACGTCGGGCAGTATGACGAGGACATGCTTATTGCAGCTATTCGGCGCGAGCTCGGTAGAGGCGGCCAAGTCTATTATGTACATAATCGCGTTGAAAGCATCGACCGCGTCGCTAGGCGGGTAAACGAGCTTATTCCGGATGCGCGCGTCGGTGTGGCGCACGGCCAGATGAGCGAGCACCAGCTTGAGAAGGTAATGATGACATTCCTCAAGCGGGAATACGACGTGCTGGTGTGTACGACCATCATTGAATCGGGGATCGATATCCCATCGGTTAATACGCTTATTGTCGATCACGCCGAGATACTCGGGCTTGCACAGCTTTACCAGCTCAGGGGCAGAGTCGGTAGGACAAAAGAGCGCGCGTACGCGTACTTCTTCTATTCGCCGCAGCGGGTGCTGACCATGCAGGCGTTTGAGCGCCTTAAGACAATCAGCGACTTTACCGCGCTCGGTTCGGGCATCAAGATAGCCCTTCGCGATCTAGAGATACGAGGCGCGGGTAGTCTGCTTGGCGCCGAGCAGCACGGCCACATGTCTTCGGTCGGGTTCGAGCTCTACTGCCAAATGCTGAAAGAGGCAATCGATGAGTTCGAAGGCAAACCGGTGGTCGACCCGACCGAGATCAAAATCGATATCCCGGTGAGCGCATATGTTCCGGATGCGTATATTACTGAGGAGAGCCTGCGCATTGAAGCATATAAAAAGGTGATACTCGCTAACGACATGTCGGATATTGAACAAATCGGTATCGAGCTGTCCGACCGATACGGCGCACGCCCCGAACCGACTGAGAGGTTGCTGGATATCGCTAAACTCCGCGTACTATGCAAACAATCTGGAATTAGTGAAATAACGTATCAAAACAAAAAACTTCGTATAGCGCCGATCGCATTTGCCCGAAGACAAGAAGTGACACTGAAAAGTAAGTACCACACGGTATCGATTAACACCCAACGGCAGTATCTTTCAGCAACTTTGCAAGAACCCGCCCACATAATACCTTTTCTTTTCAGGTTATTTGATGATATAATGAGGGCGCTCACTACGGAGGTAATGGTAAGCCAGAAAGCGAGGTAATTAAATGAAGTTTTACAAGTACGGAATATTAGCAGTTGCCATGAGTGCGGTAATTGCTGTATCCGTCGTGGGCTGTTCCGGATCAAAAGTTGATGTGGCAGCAACCGTTAACGGCAAGGATATTAAGATTGCTGAAGTTGATAACCGGCTCGCACAGATGACCGGTCAGCCAGTATCTGCACTTACGGGTCAGCAAGGTGACCAGCTCAAAGCACAGTATAGGGATAAGGTGCTCGATCAGATGATCGATATGGAGGTTCTACTCTCTGAGGCCGATAAGCGTGGTTTACAGGCAACCAGCAAAGACATCGATAAAAAGGTCAAAGAGATATTAAAGACCTACAACTTCAAAGATCAAAAAG encodes the following:
- the mfd gene encoding transcription-repair coupling factor; translation: MRLDSTVSILQKNKQFRGVIEDIRAGEQTVMTVGTAARPYVVAVLYAALNRPIFIITPNAERARRTVANARAFGTPAELFPDVETMPYDSLSPSAAAIGRRFAVLESIEAGTPGVWVAPVQAALRTIPPAYEGVHRSRSLRAGDEIDFYKLADVLVAMGYVRVPLVEDNGQFSLRGGIIDIFPSHMDEPVRVELFGDEIDSIRPFSASTQRSNGGLKEVKLYGCRQVALTDITVARASKTLPEDVPEWLADEIGRIKDKQHFEGIDKYLPFFYEASETVTDYIPRKAIIIIDEPEEAFQHAGHYLEQQLAYIDHLVEHGAMVKPVRSYFADPSDVRARVAVELTSIGSDSDRFVCKAAPIQHTSGAKLTELLAGYLGRGMTTVVSCVDDGQCNKLAQSLARENVDFSRDFKPGAKRVSLLTGNLQSGFESSDLNLAVIAIADIYRHASVSTKRKPAEKGTAISSIAELAIGDYVVHSAHGIAVYAGLQRREVAGVIRDYALLEYAGSDRLFVPTDQLDRITKYIGAAGETPPVSRLGSADWLKAKKKAKASVKKVAYDLLSLYATRAQVKGTAFSPDTPWQQELEDSFIYDETPDQLMAIEDVKSDMETDRPMDRLICGDVGYGKTEVAVRAAFKAIADGKQVMVLVPTTILAQQHYSTFSERLSAFPVSVEMVSRFKTAAQQKDIITRFNEGKVDVLIGTHRLLSSDVKPLDLGLIIIDEEQRFGVNDKEKLRAYKQSVDVLALSATPIPRTLQMSLAGVRDMSTIETPPEGRTPIVTHVGQYDEDMLIAAIRRELGRGGQVYYVHNRVESIDRVARRVNELIPDARVGVAHGQMSEHQLEKVMMTFLKREYDVLVCTTIIESGIDIPSVNTLIVDHAEILGLAQLYQLRGRVGRTKERAYAYFFYSPQRVLTMQAFERLKTISDFTALGSGIKIALRDLEIRGAGSLLGAEQHGHMSSVGFELYCQMLKEAIDEFEGKPVVDPTEIKIDIPVSAYVPDAYITEESLRIEAYKKVILANDMSDIEQIGIELSDRYGARPEPTERLLDIAKLRVLCKQSGISEITYQNKKLRIAPIAFARRQEVTLKSKYHTVSINTQRQYLSATLQEPAHIIPFLFRLFDDIMRALTTEVMVSQKAR